One Nicotiana sylvestris chromosome 12, ASM39365v2, whole genome shotgun sequence genomic window carries:
- the LOC138883667 gene encoding uncharacterized protein has translation MTGKGRGNHDSTSSRGREKARKANRRVEDNTASFPPSSEMPMLMPRFIPSNITMRIITKATRKLYDDPYATWSEFSFSLKEQIFNQFKSKCVWEHRYSAEVAANFHHKARKRLLHSFSKARKLNQKPDWLLQNLWEDLQRQRLTAKFLEKSKKGKKARASEKGRSLHTGGAISLRAIKRILENKLGRPMNQDELFKETHIGRFTADVEEFIRSQPPNKSGELIQPSDEDAERMWMEAVGGPKWGKLTSELEAAKEREELRDAQYIGMQAQYQGMQEQLKSLLASGGFSIPRSRESSPEARLGRERSFRPPHALSSRPPRDRSSRPRQVDPSGYSLGDESSSDDDDNDVVQNTP, from the exons atgacaGGAAAGGGTCGAGGTAACCATGACTCTACTAgttctcggggtcgagaaaaggctaggaaggCAAACAGGAGGGTAGAAGATAATACTGCATCTTTTCCACCCTCTTCAGAGATGCCTATGCTTATGCCTAG gttcatcccgagtaatattactatgaggataatcaccaaagccaccagaaagctttatgatgaCCCTTATGCGACTTGGAGTGAATTCTCATTCTCGttgaaggagcaaattttcaatcaatttaag agcaagtgcGTATGGGAACACCGCTATAGCGCGGAAGTGGCTGCAAATTTTCATCACAAAGCTCGCAAGCGGTTGTTGCATAGTTTCTccaaagctagaaagttgaaccagaagcctgactggttgcttcagaatttatgggaggatttgcaaaggcaacgacttaccgcaaagttcttagagaagagcaaaaaaggaaagaaagctcgcgCATCTGAGAAGGGAAGATCATTGCACACTGGAGGTGCAATCAGCCTAAGGGCAATAAAAAGAATATTG gaaaaTAAGTTGGGGCGTCCAatgaaccaagatgagctattcaaggagactcatatt ggtcgcttcacagctgacgtggaggaattcatacgcagtcagccacctaataAGTCGGGTGAGCTAATCCAACCTTCGGATGAAGATGCTGAAAGAATGTGGATGGAGGCTGttggcggtccaaaatgggggaag ctcacatccgagctagaagcggccaaggaaagagaagagcttagagatgctcagtacatTGGCATGCAAGCTCAGTACCAGGGCATGCAAGAGCAGCTCAAATCTCTCCTAGCTTCTGGAGGTTTTTCGATTCCTcggtctcgtgagtcatcgccAGAGGCTCGACTTGGACGTGAGCGTTCCTTCCGTCCTCCCCATGCTCtttcctcccgtcctccccgtgatcgttcttcccgtcctcgacaagtagacccttctGGATACAGTCTTGGtgatgaaagttcatcagacgatgatgataatgatgttgtacaaaacactccttga